One Indicator indicator isolate 239-I01 chromosome Z, UM_Iind_1.1, whole genome shotgun sequence genomic window carries:
- the LOC128979420 gene encoding putative exonuclease GOR produces the protein MKKGIWKQGNAETKTVVKTIVHKSANEDCENSRRVTRSVLCTSDSSKDEATTERPYLKRKTEESQRIEENEDDDSLEDTCTDPIYSLSKKQSRITLSSPRGQSTETSESDDPLEECLRIFEEFEKEKQKEACDQQANRGKVLGTEGNVPEQSTNAAHSAKLATFEAMTEERSVFHSCSSKVSYLNYAARTLKKLKEHGSALYELLKDYILTKEQLNENNFPRPNPEKSGSAILPKVVKGPVHDALKRLCCRCGTVYAVNSSGEHTCEEECNYHSGRVVEQKVPGGMEKHSSCCERSVGSAGCQIAKLHVHNGRSDKLEGFVKTLSKSLPHDGTFGVYALDCEMCYTTHGLELTRVAVVDAMLRVVYDTFVKPDGKIVDCDRRLSGVTEADLKNTTTSLQNVQAVLINLFNEDTILIGHKLEKSFIALKLIHDTVVDTSVVFPHHLSLPNKRTLGSLIAEYLRKIHQDDDVNGHNSKEEATACMELILWKVKEDNKKMKWL, from the exons ATGAAAAAGGGAATCTGGAAACAAGGGAATGCAGAAACCAAGACAGTGGTCAAAACAATTGTTCACAAGAGTGCTAATGAAGACTGTGAGAACAGCAGAAGAGTTACACGGTCTGTCTTGTGTACCAGTGACTCGTCAAAAGATGAAGCTACAACTGAAAGACCTTAtctgaaaagaaagacagaGGAAAGCCAGAGAATAGAAGAAAATGAGGATGATGATAGCCTGGAAGATACATGCACAGATCCAATTTACAGCTTAAgcaagaaacaaagcagaataACTCTGAGCTCACCCAGGGGACAGAGCACGGAGACCTCTGAATCTGATGATCCGTTGGAGGAGTGTCTGAGAATTTTTGAGgagtttgaaaaagaaaagcaaaaggaggCCTGTGATCAGCAG GCCAACAGAGGAAAAGTGTTAGGTACTGAAGGAAATGTTCCTGAACAAAGTACAAATGCAGCACACTCAGCAAAACTGGCAACGTTTGAG GCCATGACAGAAGAACGATCTGTTTTTCACAGCTGTAGTAGTAAAGTATCATATCTGAATTATGCTGCAAGGACTCTCAAAAAGCTGAAAGAGCATG GTAGTGCTCTATATGAACTTCTAAAAGATTATATTCTGACTAAGGAACAGttgaatgaaaataatttccctCGACCAAATCCTGAAAAAAGTGGTAGTGCCATACTTCCTAAGGTTGTAAAAGGTCCTGTACATGATG CTCTCAAAAGACTGTGCTGTAGATGTGGCACAGTATATGCTGTCAATTCCTCAGGAGAACATACATGTGAAGAAGAATGCAACTATCATTCTGGTAGAGTTGTGGAACAAAAAG TTCCTGGAGGCATGGAAAAACACTCTAGCTGTTGTGAAAGATCAGTTGGGTCTGCTGGATGCCAGATTGCAAAG CTTCATGTCCATAATGGGAGAAGTGACAAATTGGAAGGCTTTGTGAAGACACTTTCAAAATCTCTGCCTCATGATGGAACGTTCGGTGTATATGCTTTGGACTGTGAGATG tgttacACAACCCACGGCTTGGAACTAACTAGAGTGGCAGTGGTTGATGCTATGCTACGGGTTGTCTATGATACGTTTGTTAAGCCAGATGGTAAAATTGTAGACTGCGATCGAAG ACTCTCTGGAGTAACAGAGGCTGATTTGAAGAACACCACAACATCTCTTCAGAACGTACAGGCAGTACTGATAAACTTGTTCAATGAAGACACAATTTTAATTGGACACAAATTAGAAAAGTCCTTTATTGCTCTCAAG CTAATTCATGACACTGTAGTGGACACATCAGTAGTGTTTCCTCATCACCTGAGTTTGCCTAACAAAAGGACACTTGGAAGTCTGATTGCTGAATACCTCAGGAAAATTCATCAAGATGATGATG TTAATGGTCATAATTCCAAGGAAGAAGCAACTGCTTGTATGGAGCTAATCCTTTGGAAGGTCAAGGAGGACAACAAAAAGATGAAATGGCTTTAG